A region from the Lentisphaera profundi genome encodes:
- a CDS encoding TrmH family RNA methyltransferase codes for MPKFEHVRHKPPTELKQERPFIIACSPLRSHVNLSTIMRMAGCSGVTQVIATGNAKVNAKIARDGAEEVQLTTKNSLPPVLKKLKQDGYTLVGLEQTTNSNNLHTFDFPHKCVLVVGAEREGLSQDCLDQLDYTVEIPVWGLPYSYNVASATSLAVYEYCRQYPEG; via the coding sequence ATGCCAAAATTTGAACATGTTCGCCACAAGCCACCTACAGAACTGAAGCAAGAGCGTCCCTTTATAATAGCTTGTTCGCCACTGCGTAGTCATGTCAACCTTTCTACAATTATGCGCATGGCGGGTTGTTCAGGTGTGACCCAGGTGATTGCAACGGGCAATGCCAAAGTTAATGCGAAGATCGCAAGAGATGGCGCTGAGGAAGTTCAACTTACGACAAAAAATAGTCTTCCACCTGTACTCAAGAAGTTGAAGCAAGATGGTTACACATTGGTGGGCTTAGAACAAACCACTAATTCTAATAACCTCCACACTTTTGACTTCCCTCATAAATGTGTACTTGTGGTGGGAGCGGAACGCGAAGGTCTCTCTCAAGATTGTCTCGATCAACTTGATTACACCGTGGAAATACCTGTTTGGGGCTTGCCATACTCTTATAATGTCGCCTCAGCTACATCATTAGCCGTTTACGAATATTGTCGCCAATACCCAGAAGGCTAA
- a CDS encoding serine/threonine protein kinase: MEAVKTIYNKELAEDDFHSSSQDHDYLDIFDKLPDLNDRYRVRKIIGRGGNSTIVKARDLQLGRSVALKILKDQYKKKVKVSQRFINEALIMAYMQHPGIIPVYNLGKIGNNDVFYSMPIISGKTLREIYDEKNLKDLLKIFKTTCHTLAYAHEHNIIHRDIKPENIMVDEYERVLLLDWGLARNLNEQEPQDDPMPEEKELSRFEDKGDIRLTMNGEISGTPAYMAPEQTLGLGRSTNRGTDVFAMGIILYEILYGTHPFTNSNSTNFRQIFNEIKNTTPSFPKRGRGGSLIHPTLAKICRRCLHKIPDNRYQDAIHLSEELDNFHKKVKKNALIKALVLVCLFALCSSVTIFLYLNSYKSEVVNKDMQMLCMLLNRSNPSDEALNAVRLKLQMHKNDLHKADKNNLKFIVGRLQDLSSKGIQFESSLKILEKGASLP, encoded by the coding sequence ATGGAAGCTGTTAAAACAATCTATAACAAAGAACTGGCGGAAGACGACTTCCACAGCAGCTCCCAAGATCATGACTATCTAGATATCTTTGACAAGCTCCCCGATTTAAACGATCGTTATCGCGTACGTAAGATCATTGGTCGTGGCGGGAATTCAACGATTGTCAAAGCACGTGACCTGCAACTCGGACGTAGTGTTGCTTTAAAGATCCTCAAAGACCAATATAAAAAGAAAGTAAAGGTCTCTCAGCGTTTCATCAACGAAGCGCTCATCATGGCCTACATGCAACACCCCGGCATCATCCCCGTTTACAACTTGGGGAAAATCGGTAATAATGATGTTTTTTACTCAATGCCTATCATTAGTGGAAAAACCTTACGTGAAATTTATGACGAAAAGAATCTAAAAGATCTTTTAAAAATATTCAAAACCACTTGTCATACCTTAGCTTATGCTCATGAGCATAATATAATTCATCGCGATATAAAACCAGAAAACATCATGGTTGATGAATACGAGCGTGTTTTACTCTTGGACTGGGGCTTAGCTAGGAACCTCAATGAGCAGGAACCACAAGATGACCCTATGCCTGAAGAAAAGGAACTTAGCCGTTTTGAGGATAAAGGCGATATTCGCTTAACTATGAATGGTGAAATCAGTGGGACTCCGGCCTACATGGCTCCTGAACAAACTCTTGGGCTTGGACGCAGCACCAATCGTGGTACAGATGTATTTGCGATGGGAATCATTCTCTACGAGATCCTTTACGGCACCCATCCTTTCACCAATTCAAACTCGACAAATTTTCGACAAATTTTTAACGAAATCAAAAATACCACGCCTTCTTTTCCTAAACGTGGTCGCGGAGGGAGCTTAATTCACCCTACGCTCGCGAAAATATGTCGTCGTTGCCTTCATAAAATACCCGACAATCGTTATCAAGACGCGATTCATTTAAGTGAAGAATTAGACAATTTCCACAAAAAAGTAAAAAAGAATGCACTTATAAAAGCCTTAGTTCTAGTTTGTCTATTTGCGCTTTGCTCATCCGTGACTATTTTCCTTTATCTTAATAGTTACAAATCTGAAGTAGTGAATAAAGATATGCAAATGCTGTGTATGCTATTGAATCGCTCCAATCCCTCTGATGAGGCTTTAAATGCGGTCCGATTGAAGTTGCAAATGCATAAAAATGATTTACATAAAGCTGATAAAAACAATTTAAAATTTATTGTTGGCCGACTGCAAGACCTAAGTTCAAAGGGAATTCAGTTTGAGTCATCATTAAAAATACTGGAAAAAGGAGCCTCGTTGCCGTGA
- a CDS encoding tetratricopeptide repeat protein — translation MKKILLLILMSHVIFAQTVNKKIEEHLAFEKYDQVITDVDNALLTETNRKQIASLKYFKAKALYHQGELEDAFNILKELVEDYNFDIDYEKVLNLQFEISNARYEKSGNSNFFGSSAEAIQFYEDLIAQAPYSKGAATSMLRIGMLQQDDDDEIAAMSTYHKLIATYPKSDEAGYARIYIAQFNIRSMRGIYGDLELMREARTQLRLFINQYNKHPLLTEAKDQIKSLDEVEAERTFNLALFYLDPVHSRPAAAKRYLYRVIVDFPDTEAAIAAEEKLAKIDSNYKGELKTKQISRKKNTALQKTLEQQIFSPLAPQAKDRSTRRTIVRPEDSNGKYLVPVEDLGLDLVPLENTDTTKKKDDK, via the coding sequence GTGAAAAAAATTCTCTTATTGATTCTTATGAGCCATGTAATTTTTGCTCAAACAGTCAATAAAAAAATAGAAGAGCACTTAGCTTTTGAAAAATACGACCAAGTCATTACCGACGTCGATAATGCTCTTTTGACTGAAACTAATCGTAAACAAATTGCCTCTCTTAAATATTTCAAAGCGAAAGCCCTCTACCATCAAGGGGAACTCGAAGATGCTTTTAATATTTTAAAAGAATTAGTTGAGGACTACAACTTTGACATTGATTACGAAAAAGTTCTCAACTTACAGTTTGAGATTTCTAATGCTCGTTATGAAAAAAGTGGTAATTCAAATTTCTTTGGTTCTTCAGCAGAAGCCATACAATTCTATGAAGACCTGATTGCTCAAGCCCCCTATTCTAAAGGCGCGGCTACTTCTATGTTGCGCATTGGCATGCTTCAACAAGATGATGACGATGAGATTGCTGCTATGAGTACTTACCACAAACTGATCGCGACCTACCCCAAATCTGATGAAGCTGGCTATGCACGAATTTATATTGCTCAGTTTAATATTCGTAGCATGCGAGGCATCTATGGTGATCTTGAACTTATGCGAGAAGCTAGAACACAACTTAGGCTCTTTATAAACCAATATAACAAGCACCCTTTATTAACAGAAGCTAAAGATCAAATAAAAAGCCTTGATGAAGTGGAAGCTGAGCGAACTTTTAATCTTGCTTTATTTTATTTAGATCCAGTTCATTCACGCCCTGCCGCTGCGAAGCGTTATTTATACCGAGTCATTGTTGACTTCCCTGATACAGAAGCCGCTATTGCTGCCGAAGAAAAATTAGCTAAAATTGATAGTAACTACAAAGGTGAACTCAAAACTAAGCAAATAAGTAGAAAAAAGAATACTGCTCTTCAGAAGACACTTGAACAACAAATTTTCTCACCTTTAGCACCACAAGCTAAGGATCGCTCAACACGACGTACAATAGTTCGTCCAGAAGATAGTAACGGTAAATATCTTGTCCCTGTGGAAGATCTAGGCTTGGATTTAGTTCCTCTAGAGAACACTGATACAACAAAGAAAAAGGATGATAAATAA
- the lptE gene encoding LPS assembly lipoprotein LptE: MIKRVFLSLLFALILSSCSGYQIGDIGHPQIKKVSIGKITNLSNEPRLSLFMMAKLKEAILQDGTYELVNAGEGKAHAIIQGTVPQFTYQQRGFSRNDDDKDNYRVDNYRVTVSFDYEVVTPKKLLIQKFKLSGHGEFSEGLSIDQDRREGLERACYNLSTKVITQLSEGW, translated from the coding sequence ATGATCAAGCGTGTATTCCTAAGTCTTTTATTCGCTCTTATCTTGAGTTCGTGTTCTGGCTATCAAATTGGCGATATTGGGCACCCCCAAATTAAGAAAGTCAGTATTGGCAAGATAACAAATTTAAGTAATGAACCAAGACTCTCATTATTTATGATGGCTAAATTAAAAGAAGCTATCCTCCAAGATGGCACCTATGAATTAGTCAACGCAGGGGAAGGCAAGGCTCACGCCATCATTCAAGGAACTGTCCCCCAATTCACTTATCAGCAACGAGGTTTTTCTAGAAACGACGATGACAAGGATAACTATCGCGTCGACAACTATCGTGTCACTGTCTCTTTTGACTACGAAGTCGTCACACCAAAAAAACTGCTTATACAAAAATTCAAACTTAGTGGCCACGGCGAATTCTCGGAAGGCTTAAGTATTGACCAAGATAGAAGAGAAGGCTTGGAAAGAGCTTGTTACAACCTTTCGACAAAGGTGATCACCCAACTCTCTGAAGGTTGGTAA
- the ispF gene encoding 2-C-methyl-D-erythritol 2,4-cyclodiphosphate synthase, whose product MYRVGTGFDVHQLVSGRDLIIGGIKVPHSKGLLGHSDADVLLHAITDAVLGALALGDIGQWFPDTKQEFKGANSVELLRYVLESKYLAPWSLVNLDCTIIAQEPKLAAYIPSMRQVVAKLFNVTINDISIKATTFEKMGSLGRAEGIAAQANLMLQKTPTEK is encoded by the coding sequence ATGTACCGAGTTGGAACTGGTTTCGATGTCCATCAACTTGTTAGCGGACGTGATTTAATTATTGGTGGAATTAAAGTTCCCCATAGCAAAGGCCTCTTGGGCCATTCTGATGCTGATGTTTTGTTGCACGCTATTACGGATGCCGTCTTAGGTGCTCTAGCACTGGGAGATATCGGCCAATGGTTTCCTGACACCAAGCAAGAATTTAAGGGCGCTAATAGTGTCGAACTTTTACGATATGTTCTTGAGTCTAAATATTTAGCCCCCTGGTCCTTAGTGAATCTGGACTGTACGATCATTGCTCAAGAGCCAAAACTAGCTGCCTATATCCCTTCTATGAGACAAGTTGTGGCTAAACTATTTAATGTTACTATCAATGATATCTCTATCAAAGCTACCACTTTTGAAAAGATGGGCTCTTTAGGGCGCGCAGAAGGTATTGCTGCACAAGCTAACCTTATGCTACAAAAAACACCTACGGAGAAATAA
- a CDS encoding MraY family glycosyltransferase: MKDWWTIYLAAMALSFILALVFTAICRKLAWKLNILDKPLSEGHKMHSDATPLLGGTAVCLAWLSTLLVGLFVARNKLDLLPSSYSDIFSRGNPALNQFFVIAFCAVSFVIVGLIDDRKPMSAKFKLFLQALLCFGTAFAGLRVSFIPEPFSASLVTGFILLTILNAVNFLDNMDGLCCGVGAICAGAFALSAGLQEQYLVSILATVTCGSCLGFYLFNCNPASIFLGDSGSHFVGYMLGVCGVLVTYTSGEVHQSGYPFIIPLLILAIPIFDLASVIVIRTRQGMPVYIGDHNHISHRFVKMGFSRRSSVLLVHALCLIICLSGIALIKANIAVMVLILSQVIALLIFMTILHSRQKFRK; encoded by the coding sequence GTGAAAGATTGGTGGACTATATATTTAGCTGCTATGGCGCTGTCTTTTATACTTGCATTAGTCTTCACTGCCATTTGCCGTAAACTTGCGTGGAAGCTTAATATTCTTGATAAACCTCTCTCGGAAGGCCACAAAATGCATAGTGACGCCACGCCTTTATTAGGTGGTACAGCTGTCTGCTTGGCCTGGCTCAGCACTTTGCTTGTAGGTCTTTTTGTTGCTCGGAATAAATTGGACTTACTCCCTTCTTCTTATTCAGATATTTTCAGTCGTGGAAATCCCGCTCTCAATCAATTTTTTGTTATTGCTTTTTGTGCTGTAAGCTTTGTCATTGTTGGCTTAATAGATGATCGCAAACCCATGTCGGCTAAATTCAAACTTTTTCTTCAAGCTCTACTTTGTTTTGGCACTGCATTTGCAGGCTTAAGAGTTTCATTTATCCCAGAACCCTTTTCAGCAAGTTTAGTTACTGGTTTTATACTCCTCACTATTCTCAATGCCGTAAACTTCTTAGATAACATGGATGGCCTTTGCTGTGGCGTAGGGGCTATTTGCGCTGGTGCCTTTGCGCTATCGGCTGGTTTACAAGAGCAATATCTCGTTTCAATTTTAGCTACTGTAACCTGTGGTTCATGCCTCGGCTTCTATCTCTTCAACTGTAATCCAGCAAGTATATTCTTAGGTGATTCGGGAAGTCATTTCGTGGGCTACATGCTCGGAGTATGCGGTGTCCTAGTGACTTACACATCTGGTGAAGTTCATCAAAGCGGCTATCCCTTTATTATCCCTTTACTCATTTTAGCTATTCCAATTTTTGATTTAGCATCAGTAATAGTTATTCGTACACGACAAGGCATGCCTGTATATATTGGTGACCACAACCATATCTCTCACCGCTTTGTTAAAATGGGTTTTTCTCGTCGCTCATCCGTTTTACTCGTTCACGCTCTCTGTCTGATTATTTGCCTTTCAGGCATCGCTTTAATCAAGGCCAATATCGCTGTCATGGTGCTCATCCTAAGTCAAGTCATTGCACTTCTTATATTTATGACTATTTTGCACAGCAGACAAAAATTCAGGAAATAA
- the nadC gene encoding carboxylating nicotinate-nucleotide diphosphorylase has product MITDKLKIEIQTAVRTALIEDVGSGDATTLGCIPTDLHCTANFLAKQDCTIAGLTVAEAVFKELDASSSFEIILKEGEQCKKGEIMAIAKGNARALITGERVALNFLQHLCAIATTTHSFVKETAGSKAKILDTRKTTPGLRALEKYAVLCGGGTNHRFGLYDRIMIKDNHRELAAAEGAGGILRSVRSCRLAFPEIEIEVEADTLEEVQEALDAKADYILLDNMSNEDMKTAVSMTGNKCILEASGGITQERVAEVAATGVDYISVGAVTHSAGSIDISLEIKPGV; this is encoded by the coding sequence ATGATTACTGACAAGTTAAAAATCGAAATCCAAACGGCTGTCCGAACCGCTCTCATTGAAGATGTTGGTAGTGGTGATGCTACCACTTTAGGCTGTATTCCCACTGACCTCCATTGCACCGCAAATTTCCTCGCCAAGCAAGATTGTACAATTGCGGGCCTTACAGTGGCTGAAGCTGTATTCAAAGAACTCGACGCTTCCTCTAGCTTTGAAATCATCCTCAAGGAAGGTGAGCAATGTAAAAAGGGCGAAATCATGGCCATCGCTAAAGGCAATGCTCGCGCACTCATCACTGGTGAGCGTGTCGCCCTTAACTTCCTACAGCACCTTTGTGCGATTGCGACTACAACACATTCTTTTGTTAAAGAGACAGCCGGTAGCAAGGCAAAAATTTTAGATACACGAAAAACGACTCCGGGCTTACGCGCACTAGAAAAGTACGCCGTTCTTTGTGGCGGTGGCACGAACCACCGATTTGGCCTTTATGACCGTATCATGATTAAAGATAATCACCGCGAATTAGCGGCTGCCGAAGGTGCAGGTGGCATTCTACGTTCGGTGCGTTCTTGCCGATTAGCCTTCCCAGAAATCGAGATTGAAGTTGAAGCTGACACGCTAGAAGAAGTACAAGAAGCCTTAGACGCCAAAGCTGACTATATTCTTTTAGATAATATGTCAAACGAAGACATGAAAACGGCTGTTTCAATGACGGGAAACAAATGCATCTTAGAAGCAAGCGGTGGCATCACTCAAGAAAGAGTTGCTGAAGTTGCTGCTACGGGCGTAGATTACATTTCTGTGGGCGCCGTAACTCATTCTGCTGGCTCAATTGATATCTCTTTAGAAATCAAACCAGGCGTTTAA
- a CDS encoding radical SAM protein, with amino-acid sequence MLYITEIYKSLQGESTWSGLPCTFIRLSGCNLRCSWCDTEYSFSSGDQISIENIIEQVKDLDCDLVEVTGGEPLAQDDAGLLVQALLDLGKTVLVETGGHMDIDLVSNQSFRIMDLKCPASKMTHRNDLNNIAKLTSKDEVKFVIQNKDDFLWAEKTIREYKIEKKCNVIMSTVFGVMCRKELATLILQSGLNIRMQIQLHKLIWSEDTQGV; translated from the coding sequence TTGCTTTATATCACCGAGATTTACAAAAGTTTACAAGGCGAATCCACCTGGTCGGGCTTGCCCTGTACCTTTATTCGCCTTTCAGGATGTAACCTTCGTTGCTCGTGGTGCGATACTGAATATAGCTTTTCAAGTGGTGATCAGATCTCAATAGAAAATATTATTGAACAAGTCAAAGACCTTGACTGTGACTTAGTTGAGGTCACTGGTGGCGAACCCCTCGCCCAAGATGATGCGGGCTTACTAGTCCAAGCATTACTTGATCTCGGTAAAACCGTACTCGTCGAAACAGGGGGCCACATGGATATTGATCTTGTCTCAAATCAATCATTTCGAATCATGGATCTCAAATGTCCCGCGAGTAAGATGACACATAGAAATGACCTTAACAACATAGCTAAACTCACCTCTAAGGATGAAGTTAAGTTTGTTATCCAAAATAAAGACGACTTTTTATGGGCTGAGAAAACAATTCGCGAATACAAAATTGAAAAAAAATGTAATGTAATCATGTCTACAGTTTTTGGCGTCATGTGCCGCAAAGAATTGGCGACGTTGATTTTGCAATCTGGCCTTAACATTCGTATGCAAATCCAACTACATAAACTCATCTGGAGTGAAGACACTCAAGGCGTATAA
- a CDS encoding alpha-L-fucosidase: MKLFLISLLFLLISQAPAAPKAINQEDLNQRMTWFNDAKFGMFIHWGAYSVLKGSWQGKEMEFYAEWIQAKADIPKEEYEQVAAAFNPKQFDADAWVKAASDAGMKYLVITTKHHEGFCLWDSKYTTFDIKDTAGIDRDLLGELSQSCKKYGLKFGTYYSIIDWHHDSQVSVEGAKGHWNKWAKMKMVSPVKKRKYIQYMKNQLQELVDKYDTQIFWFDGDWNDFWTMEDGQDLYRFLRKIQPTAIINNRVAKRKEFKYDFGTPENQTPGEKLDYFWEACWTINHSWGYKAHDTKWKSGKVLIQKLIDINSKGGNLLLNVGPTPEGTFPDGCIERLNEMGKWTQTHAKVLYNTEYAPVKASAWGRVLKKNNKLFLHVFDWPNNNQLQINGLEGTLTKAYVFNQPQVELEYESISQGFNIHIPSKAYDDNSSVIVLEFAEDSLSFPKNPDRKANSSNDISLPLSKASITGSSIVYEKRSQSLRSFNSNKDSVSWKQEIVIPGNYEVILNTSLKGSESTFEMKFNNQTLKGQSKNTDKWGQFEDISLGKINLDQIGAYTISLRKTSTNHGPLFKLKSIRLRPIE, translated from the coding sequence ATGAAGTTATTCCTAATAAGCCTTCTCTTCCTACTGATCAGCCAAGCACCAGCGGCACCCAAAGCCATTAATCAAGAAGATCTAAATCAGCGTATGACTTGGTTTAATGATGCCAAATTTGGCATGTTTATTCACTGGGGTGCTTACTCGGTCCTAAAGGGCTCATGGCAGGGTAAAGAAATGGAGTTTTATGCCGAATGGATTCAAGCTAAAGCTGATATTCCTAAAGAAGAGTACGAGCAAGTCGCCGCAGCTTTCAATCCAAAGCAGTTCGATGCCGACGCATGGGTAAAAGCTGCCTCAGACGCAGGGATGAAGTACTTAGTCATTACTACCAAGCACCATGAGGGCTTTTGTCTTTGGGATAGCAAGTACACTACATTCGATATAAAAGATACCGCGGGAATTGATCGCGATTTACTTGGAGAACTAAGTCAATCCTGCAAAAAATACGGCCTCAAATTTGGAACTTATTATTCTATTATTGATTGGCATCATGATTCACAAGTCTCCGTCGAGGGCGCTAAAGGCCATTGGAATAAATGGGCTAAAATGAAAATGGTTTCACCCGTAAAAAAACGCAAATATATTCAATACATGAAAAACCAATTACAAGAATTGGTGGATAAATATGATACCCAAATTTTTTGGTTTGATGGTGACTGGAATGATTTTTGGACAATGGAAGATGGCCAAGACCTGTATCGTTTTCTTCGTAAAATTCAGCCCACTGCCATCATCAATAATCGCGTCGCGAAAAGAAAAGAATTCAAATACGATTTTGGCACTCCCGAAAACCAAACTCCTGGGGAAAAATTAGATTATTTTTGGGAAGCTTGTTGGACAATTAATCACTCTTGGGGATACAAGGCTCACGACACAAAATGGAAAAGTGGCAAAGTGCTCATCCAAAAATTAATTGATATTAATTCAAAAGGTGGAAATCTCTTACTGAATGTAGGCCCTACTCCAGAAGGCACTTTTCCCGATGGCTGTATTGAGCGTTTAAATGAAATGGGAAAATGGACTCAAACTCATGCCAAAGTCTTATACAACACAGAATACGCTCCCGTAAAAGCAAGTGCTTGGGGCCGAGTACTCAAAAAGAATAATAAGCTCTTCCTCCATGTTTTTGATTGGCCAAATAATAATCAATTACAAATTAACGGCCTTGAAGGTACACTTACAAAAGCTTATGTATTTAATCAGCCACAAGTAGAACTAGAATACGAAAGCATATCACAGGGCTTTAATATCCACATACCAAGTAAAGCTTATGATGATAATTCTTCTGTAATCGTTTTAGAGTTTGCTGAAGATAGCCTAAGCTTCCCAAAAAATCCTGATCGAAAAGCGAATTCCAGTAATGATATTAGCCTTCCATTAAGCAAAGCGAGTATTACTGGTAGCAGCATTGTTTATGAAAAACGTAGCCAAAGCTTACGCTCTTTCAATTCTAATAAAGATAGCGTTAGCTGGAAGCAGGAAATTGTTATTCCCGGCAATTACGAAGTTATCCTAAACACCTCCCTTAAAGGCTCTGAAAGTACTTTTGAAATGAAATTTAATAATCAGACACTCAAAGGACAATCTAAAAACACCGATAAATGGGGACAGTTTGAAGATATCTCCCTAGGTAAAATCAATCTGGATCAAATTGGTGCTTATACTATTTCTCTAAGGAAAACTAGCACTAATCACGGTCCATTATTTAAATTAAAATCAATTCGCCTTCGTCCCATCGAATAG
- a CDS encoding right-handed parallel beta-helix repeat-containing protein: MIKFLPILICLISSCHQNYSTHIKTSIDSPVKKHSATLKLDQGSTFVHISNSNDGDGSVEKPYNSIDTAIKSAPTNSTIYLRAGRYREIIKLKNLDKKIKISAYPGEQVIIDGTEKLSPKWEHYKQDIYRSKIKRALWQVFVDHQYSYLARWPNATFEDGKIWRMTQGMRSLNGGYKNQIPTGKSRLGLAYDDHFKSHDKNGFNEGDSRYNTSSKTQSLASSGLDFTGAIAVLNIGHWLTWARPVTKHEAGSDHFSYDPKGIKLRELQSHTAYYLYGLTALDQDNEWWYDKDNKFLYYKADNIKELAKIEFSTRKNDFMLDLSKVKNVSFENLHFFAAGYNVRDCENIRFENCRFDYLSANKYVLGKFDWFKAFNGNSNNTMSAFFGGKDNQIINCIYSRSNAPITFRSDNTLVQNCRFEDIEWDVNTNGGSGSVMLGKASTITHSTLSKTGNSEGIRAIEDSVTIQFNRVFDAGNLQHDGSGINVGTRVQKGATVTHNWVHDCNRQGVRFDYHGENIFQKDGSVYGDGLYAFNVIWNTQPSQVKGDRHLIFNNTIINCNYFPEPTNEPFNFSVQGFKAMHGIMGNKNSIIRNNLANISHRSWDLRMIERRDQNYKNGSRYFKDLNYNVLPGQHDHNMKEAGAAYKYLRDPQNLDFRPQLNSPLISAGKNIEQKENPNAYTSVQGFKELGPKIDIGAYQSQAKHYWIPGHKALRPSQAIPPNRAQLSSTKVDLMFLGTYKAQSHKIYFGTKPSKLKLMAELKDSNIYSCPQLKKGEQYFWRVDTLVDDELITGEVWSFTIDAKTAAKHLTSK; the protein is encoded by the coding sequence ATGATTAAATTTCTCCCCATACTTATATGCCTGATAAGTTCATGTCATCAAAACTATTCTACACATATTAAAACAAGCATAGATAGTCCTGTAAAAAAACATAGCGCAACCCTGAAACTTGATCAGGGTTCTACTTTTGTTCATATCTCCAATAGTAATGATGGCGATGGTTCTGTAGAAAAGCCTTATAACTCTATTGACACTGCAATTAAAAGCGCTCCTACCAATAGTACGATTTATTTACGAGCAGGAAGATATCGAGAAATTATCAAACTTAAAAATCTTGATAAAAAAATCAAAATATCTGCTTACCCTGGTGAACAAGTGATCATTGATGGCACTGAAAAACTGAGTCCCAAGTGGGAACATTATAAGCAAGACATATACCGCAGTAAAATTAAGCGCGCTCTTTGGCAAGTCTTTGTAGATCATCAATACTCATATCTAGCTCGCTGGCCCAATGCTACTTTTGAAGACGGTAAAATCTGGCGAATGACGCAAGGCATGCGTAGCCTCAACGGTGGATATAAAAACCAAATTCCCACGGGAAAAAGCCGTCTAGGACTTGCCTACGACGATCACTTTAAATCACATGATAAAAATGGTTTTAATGAAGGTGACAGTCGTTATAACACGAGTTCTAAAACACAAAGTCTAGCCAGTTCTGGCCTCGATTTCACTGGTGCTATCGCAGTCTTGAATATAGGTCACTGGTTAACGTGGGCTCGCCCCGTAACAAAGCACGAAGCTGGTAGTGATCATTTTTCCTATGACCCAAAAGGTATAAAACTGCGGGAGCTTCAAAGTCATACAGCTTATTATTTATATGGCTTAACTGCCCTAGATCAAGATAATGAATGGTGGTATGACAAAGATAATAAATTCCTCTACTACAAGGCTGACAACATAAAAGAGCTTGCTAAGATAGAGTTCTCTACTCGGAAAAATGATTTCATGCTTGACTTAAGTAAAGTGAAAAATGTCAGTTTCGAAAACCTCCATTTTTTTGCAGCAGGCTACAATGTTCGTGATTGTGAAAATATCCGTTTTGAAAACTGTCGTTTCGACTATCTAAGTGCCAACAAATATGTGCTCGGAAAATTTGACTGGTTTAAAGCTTTTAATGGCAACAGCAATAATACCATGTCGGCATTTTTTGGTGGTAAAGACAATCAGATTATCAATTGTATTTATTCACGCTCTAATGCTCCTATCACTTTTAGAAGTGATAATACTCTAGTTCAAAATTGTCGCTTTGAAGATATTGAATGGGACGTAAACACTAATGGCGGTTCCGGGTCAGTCATGCTTGGAAAAGCTAGTACCATTACTCACAGCACATTATCAAAAACGGGTAATTCAGAAGGAATACGCGCCATAGAAGATTCTGTTACTATCCAGTTTAACCGTGTCTTTGATGCCGGTAATCTACAGCACGATGGTTCTGGCATCAATGTCGGCACCAGAGTTCAAAAAGGAGCTACTGTCACACATAACTGGGTACATGATTGCAATCGCCAAGGTGTTCGTTTTGATTACCACGGCGAGAACATCTTCCAGAAAGATGGTAGTGTTTATGGAGATGGCCTCTATGCCTTTAACGTCATTTGGAATACTCAACCTAGCCAAGTAAAAGGTGATCGTCACCTCATTTTCAATAATACGATTATCAACTGTAATTATTTTCCCGAACCTACAAATGAGCCTTTTAATTTCAGTGTGCAAGGTTTCAAAGCCATGCATGGTATCATGGGCAATAAAAACTCGATTATTCGCAATAACCTTGCGAACATCAGTCATAGAAGCTGGGATCTACGTATGATTGAAAGAAGAGATCAAAATTATAAAAATGGCAGCCGCTATTTCAAAGATTTAAATTATAATGTGCTACCCGGTCAACATGATCATAATATGAAAGAAGCTGGTGCGGCTTATAAATATTTGCGGGATCCGCAAAACTTAGATTTCCGCCCCCAATTAAATAGCCCCTTAATTTCTGCAGGCAAAAACATCGAACAAAAAGAAAATCCCAATGCCTACACCTCCGTCCAAGGCTTTAAAGAATTAGGTCCGAAAATTGATATTGGCGCCTATCAGAGTCAAGCTAAGCACTACTGGATCCCAGGTCATAAGGCTTTGCGGCCGAGTCAAGCAATCCCCCCTAACCGAGCTCAACTGAGTAGCACAAAAGTTGACCTTATGTTTCTGGGAACTTACAAAGCCCAAAGTCACAAAATCTATTTCGGCACTAAGCCTTCGAAACTTAAACTTATGGCTGAACTCAAAGACAGTAATATTTACTCTTGCCCACAATTAAAAAAGGGTGAGCAATATTTTTGGCGTGTCGATACCCTCGTCGATGATGAACTCATTACCGGAGAAGTATGGAGTTTTACTATTGATGCAAAGACTGCAGCTAAGCATTTGACCTCTAAATAA